A portion of the Acidisarcina polymorpha genome contains these proteins:
- a CDS encoding DinB family protein, with the protein MDVSPSTFGPEDDGLVRAFDIHSRITIYLIENLDPAAWRAEPPGGKGRNIAALAAHIHTVHGMWLKASGSTELPIPLNKITVMPDEAIAGLRATSAALSKLIATSLKSGNRVKNFKPDTAAFVGYLIAHDSHHRGQMATLARQVGFPLSRKVNFGLWEWGVR; encoded by the coding sequence TTGGACGTCTCTCCTTCTACTTTTGGACCTGAGGATGACGGGCTCGTTCGGGCCTTTGACATTCATTCCCGAATCACCATCTACCTTATTGAAAATCTCGACCCCGCCGCCTGGAGGGCCGAGCCGCCAGGTGGTAAGGGCCGTAACATTGCCGCGTTGGCGGCCCACATTCACACCGTTCACGGGATGTGGCTGAAGGCATCCGGCAGCACTGAGTTACCCATTCCGCTTAACAAGATCACCGTCATGCCTGATGAAGCGATCGCCGGATTGAGGGCGACGTCCGCGGCTTTAAGTAAACTGATTGCGACCTCTCTCAAATCGGGAAACCGGGTCAAGAACTTCAAGCCCGATACCGCGGCTTTCGTCGGATATCTGATCGCGCACGACTCTCATCACCGCGGACAGATGGCCACCCTCGCCCGTCAGGTGGGGTTCCCACTTTCGAGGAAGGTCAATTTTGGATTGTGGGAGTGGGGCGTGCGCTGA
- a CDS encoding heme lyase CcmF/NrfE family subunit, whose product MPELGSFALLLALVLSGYTLVAGAIALRQLSTGRGGRISPERLAETARRAGIASFLAVSVAAFALLWAAFTNDFSVAYILHHTNRALPGPYKFAALWSGQEGSLLLWAWLLATYGLVLRLRHKVDVRLTAFASTILAGIQLFFLLLLNFAATPFSLVSGTIPPDGFGLNPLLQYPEMVIHPPMLYLGYVGFSVPFAFALGALMMRYPGEKWIHITRRWTMVTWLFLTCGIVLGMHWAYAVLGWGGYWGWDPVENASLMPWLTGTAFLHSVMMQEKRGMMKSWNVWLIFSTFLLTVLGTLLTRSGLVSSVHAFAESNIGTWFWIFMVVVLAVCIFTFVLNRDHLKTEHKLEALVSRESSFLFNNLVLLAACFTILWGTLFPVLSEYVQGNKVTMGAPWYNRVAVPIGLFLLFLTGVGPVLAWRSTSFKSIRKNFLLPSAAGLVTAVVLMLVGVRPWQDEGMFYSLVCYSLGALVITAISSEFLRGAAVIQRHTGQNLFASMLQLTRRNSRRYGGYIVHLGIVVMFIGFAGQAFNQSVEKELGVGEALNIGPYRLVSQSFTQDSNPNFDTEYSLLDVYRKGNKVTQLAPERRFYQASQTTQTMVANHSTLAWDLYVVYEGKNPDSGLPIIKVFLNPLVAWIWIGVFIVIVGTVAALTPNLQTALATARVKAVIPRDAAVAGSGD is encoded by the coding sequence ATGCCGGAATTAGGTAGCTTCGCCCTTTTGCTTGCCCTCGTCTTGAGCGGCTATACGCTTGTGGCTGGAGCTATTGCTCTCCGCCAGCTCTCCACCGGGCGCGGCGGAAGGATCTCACCGGAGCGTCTCGCGGAGACTGCCCGGCGGGCTGGCATCGCGAGTTTCCTCGCGGTCTCGGTAGCGGCGTTCGCGTTGCTGTGGGCGGCGTTCACCAATGATTTTTCGGTCGCCTACATCCTTCACCACACCAATCGCGCGCTTCCGGGCCCCTACAAATTTGCCGCGCTTTGGTCGGGACAAGAGGGTTCGCTTCTACTCTGGGCATGGCTGCTGGCCACCTACGGATTGGTGCTACGGCTGCGGCATAAGGTGGACGTGCGACTGACCGCTTTCGCTTCGACCATCCTCGCGGGCATTCAGCTTTTCTTCCTTTTGCTACTGAATTTTGCCGCGACGCCGTTTTCGCTGGTCTCGGGAACCATTCCTCCTGATGGCTTCGGTCTCAATCCGCTGCTTCAGTATCCCGAGATGGTGATTCATCCGCCGATGCTCTATCTCGGCTATGTGGGCTTCAGCGTGCCGTTTGCTTTTGCCCTCGGCGCGTTGATGATGCGCTACCCGGGCGAGAAGTGGATCCACATTACGCGGCGATGGACGATGGTGACCTGGCTTTTCCTGACCTGCGGCATCGTGCTCGGTATGCACTGGGCTTATGCAGTCTTAGGCTGGGGCGGCTACTGGGGCTGGGACCCGGTCGAGAACGCCTCGCTGATGCCGTGGCTCACTGGCACCGCTTTTCTGCATTCGGTGATGATGCAGGAGAAGCGCGGCATGATGAAGTCGTGGAATGTCTGGCTGATCTTCTCGACGTTTCTACTGACGGTGCTGGGAACGCTGCTGACGCGGTCGGGACTGGTCAGCAGCGTTCACGCTTTTGCCGAATCGAACATCGGGACGTGGTTTTGGATCTTCATGGTGGTGGTGCTGGCGGTCTGTATCTTTACGTTCGTCCTCAACCGCGACCATCTGAAGACGGAGCACAAACTCGAAGCGCTGGTCTCGCGCGAATCGAGCTTCTTGTTCAATAACCTGGTGTTGCTGGCCGCCTGTTTCACGATCCTGTGGGGAACGCTCTTCCCGGTGCTGTCGGAGTATGTGCAGGGCAATAAAGTCACGATGGGTGCCCCCTGGTATAACCGGGTTGCGGTGCCGATCGGCCTCTTTTTGCTGTTCCTCACCGGCGTAGGCCCGGTGCTTGCCTGGCGTAGCACTTCGTTCAAGAGCATTCGCAAAAACTTCCTATTGCCGAGCGCCGCTGGTCTCGTCACGGCGGTGGTGCTGATGCTGGTTGGGGTTCGTCCGTGGCAGGACGAAGGCATGTTCTACTCGTTGGTCTGCTATTCGCTGGGCGCCTTGGTGATCACTGCGATCTCTTCGGAGTTTCTGCGGGGCGCGGCGGTGATCCAGCGTCATACCGGCCAGAACCTCTTTGCTTCGATGCTGCAACTCACTCGACGCAACTCGCGCCGGTATGGCGGCTACATCGTGCATCTTGGCATCGTGGTGATGTTTATCGGCTTTGCTGGGCAAGCCTTCAACCAGAGCGTCGAGAAAGAACTCGGCGTAGGAGAAGCGCTGAACATCGGGCCGTATCGCCTTGTTTCGCAGAGCTTTACCCAGGATTCCAATCCGAACTTCGACACGGAATATTCGCTGCTGGATGTCTACCGGAAGGGCAACAAAGTGACGCAGCTCGCGCCCGAGAGACGGTTCTACCAGGCCAGCCAAACCACGCAGACGATGGTGGCGAATCATTCGACGTTGGCGTGGGACCTCTATGTTGTCTATGAAGGAAAGAATCCGGATAGCGGGCTGCCGATCATCAAGGTCTTCTTGAATCCGTTGGTCGCCTGGATTTGGATTGGCGTGTTTATCGTCATTGTCGGCACCGTTGCTGCGTTGACGCCCAACCTGCAGACGGCATTGGCAACGGCGCGGGTGAAGGCTGTCATTCCCCGGGATGCGGCAGTGGCAGGGAGTGGCGATTGA
- a CDS encoding cytochrome c-type biogenesis protein, with amino-acid sequence MFRSRAVSRKNGFTRIAQLSVLAIIVALTTAAADPTARFDKLGHQLMCSCGCNQILLECNHVGCPLSDGMRHELMAGVDKGDNDSLIFQSFVQKYGPTVLAAPGGTGFNIVAWIMPFAVLLLGIGGTAMLIRRWRLRSVPMPLPSTVSRFGDIRERIRRETEI; translated from the coding sequence ATGTTTCGTTCTAGAGCGGTTTCGAGAAAAAATGGATTTACGCGGATCGCCCAACTATCGGTCCTGGCGATTATAGTGGCTCTGACCACAGCGGCGGCGGATCCCACTGCGCGCTTCGACAAGCTCGGTCATCAATTAATGTGCAGTTGTGGTTGCAACCAGATTCTGCTGGAATGCAATCACGTGGGCTGCCCACTTTCCGACGGTATGCGGCACGAACTGATGGCCGGCGTGGACAAGGGCGACAACGATAGCCTGATTTTTCAGTCCTTCGTGCAAAAGTATGGGCCGACGGTGCTCGCCGCGCCTGGCGGGACCGGCTTCAATATCGTGGCGTGGATCATGCCGTTTGCAGTTTTATTATTGGGCATTGGCGGTACGGCGATGTTGATTCGTCGCTGGAGGCTGCGGAGCGTCCCCATGCCGTTGCCGTCGACGGTATCCCGGTTCGGGGACATCCGGGAACGCATCCGCCGCGAGACGGAAATATAG
- the parS gene encoding type II toxin-antitoxin system Xre/ParS family antitoxin translates to MATLTEGGAPRIDAPPRIDLDALEAGLPLTTINDFLEGSGLQFKDIYDVVIPARTLKHRRARQEPLNLDESDKFARLVRVYQVTLRVFGDKDKALHWLNRPKHRFDERTPIQMLRTEVGGRLVEEMLIQIDEGMFA, encoded by the coding sequence ATGGCCACTTTAACGGAAGGCGGCGCGCCTCGAATCGATGCCCCACCTCGGATCGATTTGGATGCGCTTGAAGCTGGGCTGCCCCTGACTACGATCAATGACTTCCTGGAGGGTTCCGGTCTCCAGTTCAAAGACATCTATGATGTCGTGATCCCAGCCCGCACGCTTAAGCATCGCAGGGCCCGGCAGGAGCCGCTCAATCTTGACGAGTCTGACAAGTTTGCCCGGCTGGTTCGCGTTTATCAGGTGACTTTGAGGGTGTTTGGGGATAAGGACAAGGCGCTTCACTGGCTGAATCGGCCGAAGCACCGCTTTGATGAGCGGACGCCAATCCAGATGCTGCGCACGGAAGTCGGCGGACGCCTGGTGGAAGAGATGCTGATCCAGATAGACGAAGGTATGTTTGCCTGA
- a CDS encoding RES family NAD+ phosphorylase → MPEGIDLRELWRVSNYHSLAGLGGRLAGGRWHTAGHSIVYLAESAAGALLEVLVHLDLEDAELPTSYNLMRVVVAGDIEIEQLQSPADSSWRHNWKTTQWIGDEWLRSARTALAEVPSAIMPKTRNYLLNPEHPEAERTQIAEVIPADFDLRLIRKARP, encoded by the coding sequence TTGCCTGAAGGGATCGATCTTCGCGAATTATGGAGGGTTAGCAATTACCATTCGCTAGCTGGTCTAGGTGGCAGACTTGCCGGCGGCCGCTGGCATACTGCCGGCCATTCGATTGTCTACCTTGCAGAATCGGCAGCCGGGGCGCTGCTTGAAGTGCTGGTTCATCTCGACCTCGAAGACGCCGAACTGCCAACTTCGTACAATCTCATGAGAGTGGTGGTCGCTGGAGATATCGAGATAGAACAGTTGCAAAGTCCAGCGGATTCTTCCTGGAGACACAACTGGAAGACGACTCAGTGGATCGGGGATGAATGGCTCAGATCGGCTCGAACTGCGCTCGCGGAGGTCCCGTCTGCAATCATGCCCAAGACCAGGAATTACCTCTTGAATCCAGAACATCCTGAAGCGGAGCGAACCCAAATAGCCGAGGTCATCCCGGCCGATTTCGACCTTCGCCTCATCAGAAAGGCCCGACCATGA
- a CDS encoding carboxypeptidase-like regulatory domain-containing protein produces the protein MNPHFRVRRLVSLLLLLTPFPALAASITGTVTNKTVNKPASGDKVVLIQLAGGMKESNTTTTDAHGAFTLELPDAGPHLIRVDHEKAGYFHIAPPGTQSVDVDVYDVAEKVQGVTTEANVMRLEADQQGLHVIENYFVKNASTPPRTQLSTHAYEIYLPDGAQLEGSAAMAPGGMPVSSSPVPLGDKGHYAFVFPIRPGETRFQVSYKLPYTGSYKFEQRVAIPAENFAVLMPKSMKFTPSTATPFQPVNDDVNAQTFLAKNVAPSQPLEFTVSGLGAMPREAQGQPTEGQGGPAAGAPAQAGGAEQPASPEAGSAAAASDTRPGGGLGNPIDTPDPLTKYRWWILGSLSLVLAAAAAFFLRSQPAAVAVAASSGSTASPFMPAPAGDFANASSPAPVSPMHPAAATPRAALLSVLKEELFALETERLEGTLTDPEYTELKGAFETVLRRALARETSTSA, from the coding sequence ATGAACCCACACTTCCGCGTACGCCGCCTTGTCAGTCTTCTCCTACTCCTCACCCCTTTCCCTGCGTTGGCCGCCTCGATCACCGGGACGGTCACCAACAAGACGGTCAACAAGCCAGCGAGCGGCGATAAGGTCGTGCTGATCCAGCTCGCGGGCGGGATGAAGGAATCGAACACCACGACCACCGACGCCCATGGTGCGTTCACACTGGAGCTTCCCGATGCGGGTCCCCATTTGATCCGGGTCGACCACGAGAAGGCGGGATACTTCCATATCGCGCCGCCCGGTACGCAATCCGTGGATGTCGACGTGTACGACGTTGCCGAGAAGGTGCAGGGGGTGACGACCGAGGCGAACGTGATGCGGCTCGAGGCCGATCAGCAGGGGCTGCACGTCATTGAGAATTATTTCGTCAAGAATGCTTCTACGCCGCCTCGCACTCAGCTGAGCACTCACGCTTACGAGATCTACCTGCCGGATGGCGCTCAGTTGGAGGGTTCAGCGGCGATGGCGCCGGGTGGCATGCCGGTTTCTTCTTCTCCAGTGCCGCTCGGCGATAAGGGCCACTATGCCTTTGTCTTTCCGATTCGACCAGGCGAGACCCGTTTTCAGGTGAGCTATAAGCTTCCGTATACGGGCAGCTATAAGTTCGAGCAGCGGGTTGCGATCCCGGCTGAGAATTTCGCAGTGCTGATGCCGAAGAGCATGAAGTTCACGCCGTCAACGGCGACGCCCTTTCAACCAGTCAATGATGATGTGAACGCGCAGACGTTTCTGGCGAAGAATGTTGCTCCGTCGCAGCCGCTGGAGTTTACTGTCTCGGGATTGGGGGCGATGCCGCGAGAGGCGCAGGGACAGCCGACCGAGGGACAGGGTGGCCCCGCGGCCGGGGCTCCTGCGCAAGCTGGAGGCGCCGAGCAGCCGGCCTCCCCGGAAGCAGGCAGCGCGGCGGCGGCGAGCGATACGCGGCCTGGAGGCGGTCTGGGAAATCCCATCGACACTCCCGATCCGCTGACGAAATACCGGTGGTGGATCCTCGGCAGCTTGTCGCTGGTGCTTGCCGCGGCTGCGGCTTTCTTTCTGAGGAGCCAGCCAGCGGCTGTCGCTGTGGCTGCAAGTTCCGGGTCAACGGCTTCGCCGTTCATGCCAGCGCCGGCAGGAGACTTCGCCAATGCCAGCAGCCCGGCGCCGGTATCTCCAATGCATCCCGCAGCAGCTACGCCGCGGGCGGCGCTACTCTCGGTGCTGAAAGAAGAACTCTTCGCGCTCGAGACGGAGCGCCTGGAGGGCACGCTGACGGATCCGGAATACACCGAGCTGAAGGGGGCATTCGAGACGGTGTTGCGGCGAGCGCTGGCGCGGGAGACTTCCACCTCCGCTTAG
- a CDS encoding TonB-dependent receptor: MFKPVTSSLRFSDRVAQTALLFCALVVAGVSPSSLFAQASNAAGTIQGTVTDPSGAAVPSAKVTISEPSTGLQKVFTTSGSGYYSAGSLAPGQYKIQVDAPGFAGSDEVVTVQIGVVSNGDLKLGVGSSTTQIEVEADEVSVDTTQTQIAGVLSREQIANLPVNGRNFLDLAQLQPGVQIQDGTNFDPTKNGFSSISFGGRFGRTARILLDGLDISDENVGTTTQNISEDAIQEFEVAQSNLDISTSITSSGSVNVISRSGSNRIHGDGFYNFRDKRAGGANFPGGQDNYLQRNNVGGGFGGAFVPDKAFYFMSAERFIQHLDAPVNLSGTPFPQLSGSYTAPYSEMELLGRTDFNLPYGAHAFVRGAYHNNKDVGGFGGGNNYSPYLNENNTPNVGGGVDFVTGNFSHSFRVGYFKFFNHITDATTVTENPLFNTTPGVSLQIGAFSSGANYLAPQATAQSNKQFRYDGTWTKGRHTLRYGAGINHLLGGGFASFYGIQPYVPLDYSSYDPTNSPFAGGAANPANYIVNPSPAATVGVYLGNGQGYNTEKSLFGYPGGGQEDWRFTAYVGDQWKLTPRLNVNYGLRYIRDTGRNDSDLPAIPSLDAIAPGLGNKVRQPNQNFGPQAGISWDATGKGKTIVRAGAGIYYENNVWNNVLFDRPVRLSQGLFFGLATLCPNTTVPLPGGGTITSIDGVPLSSICGSPIGLYSQQLGDLEKAYQAAVTAAGPQANGNYINSALAVGPAVNGDQLFLPQYRTPRSYQMNIGVQQEIVKNVVVSVDYLRNTAQNFLLGIDENHAGDVSNFNPTAAAAAVATTVAACGAADASSAILACPGLHPATATTPVGGAVLGDFAANGLDSISTSNGGAPAANFAFAGKNTTYGQMSFLTPSGRSSYNALAVTVNGQAHHPVPGVISANLTASYTYSHFNGTGSNAMVGTGLSASGGDQDFGANALSYNNPNKYYGPNSLDRHQQFSIGLDAEVWKGLRIDTIAHLYSSLPLTLSLPTQGAGDIFISDLDGDGTVGDVVPGSNIGSFMRGVTPHNINNLITNYNNAYSGKLTPAGNALVNANVGISAANLTSLGAVAQSLPLAPANQLGNDILRVWDVGVGYSFKVGEGLSIQPSVHAFNVLNAANFDAPGPLGSVREDGVLNGQPGSANNTTAASQEPFRLGLGTGVFALGAPRQLEFGLKATF; the protein is encoded by the coding sequence ATGTTCAAGCCTGTCACTTCTTCCCTCCGGTTCTCTGACCGAGTAGCACAGACGGCTCTTCTCTTCTGTGCACTTGTCGTTGCAGGGGTTTCCCCGTCTTCCCTCTTTGCGCAAGCCAGCAACGCGGCAGGCACCATCCAGGGCACTGTCACAGACCCTTCAGGCGCCGCGGTTCCAAGTGCAAAGGTCACTATCTCCGAGCCTTCAACTGGATTGCAAAAGGTGTTCACCACCTCCGGCAGCGGATACTACTCCGCCGGATCGTTGGCGCCGGGCCAGTATAAGATCCAAGTGGACGCGCCCGGCTTTGCCGGCTCCGATGAGGTGGTCACCGTCCAAATCGGTGTCGTCTCCAATGGAGATCTCAAGCTCGGCGTAGGCAGCTCCACAACCCAGATTGAAGTGGAAGCGGATGAAGTCTCCGTCGATACGACGCAGACCCAGATTGCCGGTGTCCTTAGCCGGGAACAGATTGCTAATTTGCCCGTGAACGGCCGCAACTTTCTCGATCTCGCGCAACTGCAGCCAGGTGTGCAGATTCAAGACGGCACCAACTTCGACCCGACCAAGAATGGATTCTCGTCGATCTCGTTCGGTGGCCGCTTCGGACGCACCGCTCGCATCCTGCTGGATGGACTAGACATCTCCGACGAAAACGTCGGCACGACCACCCAGAACATCTCCGAAGACGCCATCCAGGAATTTGAGGTCGCGCAATCAAACCTCGACATCTCGACCTCCATCACCTCGTCCGGATCGGTGAACGTCATCAGCCGCTCCGGCTCGAACCGGATCCACGGTGACGGCTTTTACAACTTCCGCGACAAACGTGCCGGCGGGGCGAACTTTCCCGGTGGCCAAGACAATTACCTGCAGCGGAACAACGTAGGCGGCGGCTTCGGCGGTGCATTCGTTCCCGACAAGGCCTTCTATTTTATGTCGGCGGAGCGCTTCATCCAGCACCTCGATGCTCCAGTTAATCTGAGCGGAACACCTTTTCCGCAGCTTTCCGGGTCTTACACCGCTCCATACTCTGAGATGGAGCTCTTGGGGCGCACCGACTTCAACCTTCCCTACGGAGCGCATGCTTTCGTACGCGGTGCTTATCACAACAATAAGGATGTCGGCGGCTTCGGCGGTGGGAACAACTACTCCCCTTACTTGAACGAGAACAACACCCCGAATGTCGGCGGCGGGGTGGACTTTGTCACTGGCAATTTCAGCCACAGCTTCCGGGTTGGCTATTTTAAGTTCTTCAACCACATCACCGATGCAACCACAGTCACCGAGAATCCTCTTTTCAACACAACGCCCGGCGTAAGCCTGCAGATTGGGGCATTCTCTTCTGGGGCGAATTACCTGGCCCCACAAGCAACCGCTCAGTCAAACAAACAGTTCCGCTATGACGGTACTTGGACCAAGGGCCGCCATACCCTCCGCTACGGAGCTGGGATCAATCACTTGCTTGGCGGCGGATTTGCTTCCTTCTACGGAATTCAGCCGTATGTCCCGCTCGATTACTCCAGCTACGATCCGACGAATAGCCCCTTCGCCGGCGGCGCGGCTAACCCCGCCAACTACATCGTTAATCCCAGTCCGGCGGCCACCGTGGGCGTCTATCTAGGCAACGGACAGGGCTATAACACGGAGAAGTCTCTCTTTGGATACCCCGGAGGCGGCCAGGAAGACTGGCGCTTTACTGCTTATGTCGGAGACCAGTGGAAGCTTACGCCCCGCCTCAATGTAAATTATGGACTTCGCTATATCCGCGATACTGGGCGCAACGATAGCGACCTTCCTGCCATCCCCTCTCTGGACGCGATCGCTCCCGGCCTGGGAAACAAAGTGAGACAGCCGAACCAGAACTTTGGCCCGCAAGCTGGTATTTCCTGGGATGCTACTGGAAAAGGCAAGACGATTGTCCGGGCCGGAGCCGGCATCTACTACGAGAACAATGTATGGAACAACGTTCTCTTTGATCGGCCGGTGCGCCTGAGCCAGGGACTGTTCTTCGGCCTGGCCACGCTGTGCCCGAATACGACCGTCCCTCTTCCCGGTGGCGGCACGATCACCTCTATCGATGGTGTGCCTCTAAGCTCTATCTGCGGTTCTCCTATCGGCCTCTACTCCCAGCAGCTCGGCGACCTAGAAAAGGCCTATCAGGCCGCAGTCACGGCTGCCGGTCCCCAGGCCAATGGCAACTACATTAACAGCGCGCTGGCCGTCGGCCCGGCGGTCAACGGAGATCAACTCTTCCTGCCGCAATACCGCACGCCACGCTCCTATCAGATGAACATTGGGGTGCAGCAGGAAATCGTCAAGAACGTCGTAGTCAGCGTCGACTATCTTCGCAATACTGCTCAAAACTTCCTGCTAGGAATCGACGAGAACCACGCTGGCGACGTCAGCAACTTCAACCCAACTGCCGCAGCAGCAGCGGTTGCGACGACCGTCGCCGCCTGTGGGGCCGCCGACGCATCCTCTGCCATCCTCGCTTGCCCTGGCCTCCATCCCGCAACGGCGACCACGCCTGTTGGCGGAGCGGTCCTCGGCGACTTTGCGGCCAACGGGCTCGACTCCATCAGCACATCGAACGGAGGAGCGCCCGCCGCCAACTTTGCGTTCGCGGGTAAGAACACGACCTATGGCCAGATGAGCTTCCTTACACCCAGCGGACGCTCTTCTTATAACGCCCTTGCGGTCACTGTCAACGGGCAGGCCCACCACCCCGTTCCCGGAGTCATCAGCGCTAACCTGACTGCTTCTTACACCTACAGCCACTTTAACGGAACCGGCTCGAACGCCATGGTCGGCACCGGTCTTAGTGCCTCTGGCGGCGATCAGGATTTCGGCGCCAACGCATTGAGCTACAACAATCCCAACAAATACTACGGACCCAATTCGCTCGACCGCCATCAGCAGTTTTCGATCGGACTTGACGCCGAAGTTTGGAAGGGGCTGCGTATCGATACCATCGCCCATCTGTACTCCTCTTTGCCGCTGACTCTTTCGCTACCAACCCAGGGTGCCGGTGACATCTTCATCAGCGATCTGGACGGTGACGGTACCGTTGGGGATGTGGTGCCAGGAAGCAATATCGGGTCGTTCATGCGTGGAGTCACACCACACAACATCAACAATCTCATCACCAACTACAACAATGCTTATTCAGGAAAGCTGACCCCGGCGGGTAATGCCCTGGTCAACGCAAACGTTGGCATCTCCGCTGCCAATCTGACCAGCCTGGGTGCGGTCGCCCAGTCTCTTCCCTTAGCGCCCGCGAACCAGCTAGGCAATGACATCCTTCGTGTATGGGACGTCGGCGTCGGCTATAGCTTCAAGGTCGGCGAAGGACTCAGCATTCAGCCGAGCGTCCATGCCTTCAACGTCCTGAATGCCGCCAACTTCGATGCTCCCGGTCCTCTGGGGTCGGTTCGGGAGGATGGCGTGCTCAATGGCCAGCCAGGTTCGGCAAACAACACCACCGCAGCTAGCCAGGAGCCATTTCGTCTCGGTCTCGGTACTGGAGTCTTCGCTCTCGGCGCTCCACGCCAACTTGAATTCGGACTGAAGGCGACCTTCTAA
- a CDS encoding ABC transporter ATP-binding protein, whose product MRPASMMSMRAERSPSGKAMTAAAGSGEKKKADLRKVMPEVWKLIRPRRWLLLGGLMLMAINRVAGLVLPLSTKYFFDNVLHANGSRLPLFVTAVFTATAIQAITSFSLTQLLSKAAQRLIADMRKQVQEHIGRLSVSFYDANRSGMLVSRIMTDVEGVRNLIGTGLVEFVGGMLTAAMAFGFLLYASRKMTLIVFAVVLLFVFVLQKAFKTIRPIFRERAKINAEVTGRLTESLGGIRVIKGYHAEQREASVFAGGVQRLLENVMRTLTATSLLSFAATSVMGVVGGIVMLLGGHAVLNHQLTPGGYLQYTMLLAFMVAPVFQVVNVGTQLTEALAGLDRTVEILSEKDEFADPNRTVTLGEIRGDIRFDDVRFSYEPDKPVLHGVSFHSRPGTVTALVGSSGSGKSTIISLVCAFHVPDSGQVLVDGIDLSTVRLDSYRGQLGVVLQDSFLFDGTIRENVLFSHPEATEEQFLNACRTARVDEFAERFPEAYDTIVGERGVKLSGGQRQRLSIARAILADPRILILDEATSSLDSESEAMIQDGLSYLMQGRTTFVIAHRLSTIRRADQILVVEGGEIIERGTHETLYALGGRYYDLYTRQHGLEMNLFLAPGEGDPVPQEK is encoded by the coding sequence ATGCGCCCTGCTTCAATGATGTCCATGCGCGCCGAGCGGTCCCCTAGCGGTAAAGCGATGACGGCCGCTGCGGGGAGCGGAGAGAAGAAGAAGGCCGACCTGCGCAAGGTAATGCCTGAGGTCTGGAAGCTGATCCGGCCGCGGCGCTGGCTGTTGCTCGGCGGGTTGATGTTGATGGCGATCAACCGTGTTGCGGGGCTGGTTCTGCCGCTTTCGACAAAATATTTTTTTGACAATGTGCTTCATGCAAATGGGAGCAGACTGCCGCTGTTCGTGACCGCGGTATTTACGGCGACGGCGATCCAGGCGATCACTTCTTTTTCGCTGACGCAGCTGCTCTCAAAGGCGGCTCAGCGGCTGATCGCCGATATGCGCAAACAGGTGCAAGAACATATCGGGCGGCTCTCGGTCAGCTTTTATGACGCCAACCGCAGCGGGATGCTGGTGTCGCGCATCATGACTGACGTAGAAGGCGTCCGGAATCTGATTGGAACCGGACTGGTCGAGTTCGTCGGCGGGATGCTCACTGCGGCGATGGCCTTCGGCTTCCTGCTCTATGCGAGCCGGAAGATGACGTTGATTGTTTTCGCGGTCGTGCTCCTTTTCGTTTTCGTGCTGCAGAAGGCCTTCAAGACCATTCGCCCGATCTTCCGGGAACGGGCCAAGATCAATGCTGAGGTGACGGGCCGACTGACAGAATCGCTCGGCGGCATTCGCGTGATCAAGGGCTACCACGCCGAACAACGCGAAGCGTCGGTCTTCGCCGGCGGGGTGCAAAGGCTGCTCGAAAATGTGATGCGCACGTTAACGGCGACGAGCTTGCTTTCCTTTGCCGCGACTTCAGTCATGGGTGTGGTGGGCGGCATCGTGATGCTGCTCGGCGGCCATGCGGTTTTGAATCATCAACTGACTCCGGGAGGATATCTGCAATACACCATGCTGCTGGCCTTCATGGTGGCGCCGGTCTTCCAGGTCGTGAATGTTGGCACCCAACTGACCGAGGCCTTAGCCGGCCTGGATCGGACAGTGGAGATCCTTTCGGAGAAGGATGAATTTGCCGATCCGAATCGCACCGTGACGCTCGGAGAGATTCGCGGCGATATTCGTTTTGACGATGTGCGCTTCTCGTACGAGCCTGACAAGCCGGTGCTGCATGGAGTTTCTTTCCACTCGCGGCCGGGAACGGTGACTGCTTTAGTCGGGTCTTCCGGGTCGGGCAAGTCGACGATCATCTCGCTGGTATGCGCCTTCCATGTGCCGGACTCGGGCCAGGTCCTAGTTGATGGTATCGATCTCTCGACCGTGCGGCTAGATAGCTATCGCGGCCAACTGGGCGTGGTGTTGCAGGACTCGTTCTTATTCGATGGGACGATTCGGGAAAATGTTTTGTTTTCGCATCCGGAGGCGACGGAAGAGCAATTTTTGAATGCCTGCCGCACCGCGCGGGTGGATGAGTTCGCCGAGCGCTTTCCGGAGGCCTACGACACGATTGTGGGCGAGCGTGGCGTGAAGCTCTCTGGCGGCCAGCGGCAGAGATTGTCGATTGCGCGCGCGATTCTTGCGGATCCGCGCATCCTGATCCTGGACGAGGCGACTTCGTCGCTCGACTCGGAGTCGGAGGCAATGATCCAGGATGGATTGAGCTACTTGATGCAGGGGCGGACGACGTTTGTGATCGCGCACCGGTTGTCGACGATTCGCCGCGCCGACCAGATCCTGGTGGTTGAAGGGGGCGAAATCATTGAGCGCGGCACGCATGAGACGCTCTATGCGCTAGGCGGCCGCTACTACGATCTCTATACACGGCAGCATGGACTGGAGATGAATCTCTTCCTGGCGCCTGGCGAGGGCGATCCGGTTCCGCAGGAAAAGTAG